The window AGAAGATACAGCATAACATGAACCACAATTACCTTGATTAAATGGAAAATCACTATATTTCTCGTCTGTAAATGGATCACCAATGGAAAACGAGGAGGGCAATTTTACTTCATCAGTTTTCCTCCTGACTACgttgcatgcaaaaattGAATCGACAATGTTGTCATAATTATCAACACTCCCCACTCCGTCCTTAAACATCTCGATGAAAGACGAGTGCTGCGAACCCATAATTCTAAACGGATGtatttttctaaaatttaCAGCATTCATATAATATGAATGATGCGAGAAAGCAACATCTGTTAAACTAAAATTGCTTCTTGCCCTCCAGttttttgaatctttacGATTATGCCTATGCGCAAACTCCTGCAATGAATTAGATAAACTTCTTATACTAGACTCGAAAGATTTCTTGATTGGGATCTCCACcctatttttaataatatcaagtGAATTCTCGTAACTTTCATCTTTTCTGCCACTGACACAACCTCTTTTTTTAGAATCTCTGAGATAATACCAACCAATTTGAATTTGGGACGAGTCAGTTTCATAACACAAAGTTTCACCCTTTGTCGTCTCATTATCTCCATCCTTTGCACTACaatttccattatttaataagttatatttcattattccaaaaattgTCATATTATTTACGACTATTTCAAATCCTTCATCATAAACCATAGTCCATCTCCCGACAACTTTTCCATTTTCGGGGTCTTTAACTGCCAAAAATGTCCAATCGCTCCTTCCTGGAAACATTGATCTATCTAAATCACTATAATCgttttctgaaaataaaagatcAGTTAGTATCAGATCCAGTTTCTCTAATTTGCCGTTTGTTTTTGTAGTGAGCCATTTGTTATAATCAGCCAAGCTTGGTTGTAAATTTTGAGTGTTTTTGTTTGGAACCCCTGAACCACAACCATCAATCCAATTATTAGCAGGTTcagaatattgaaattcCCATCTTCCTATAATATCTGCGGTTGTAACATGTATTGGCAAGTCGCATTTCACAAATACAATGTAAAAAAAGGCAAGTAGTATGGTCTTTCCCAACGACTTAAACATCTCATATAATTCAAcactttatttataatatttacttCAAGCTctataaattctttttagaattaatttttttagtTCGAAATTTGCCATATACCAACGAAttccaattattaataaatatactCTTTTCTTCGAAATGCAGCTCAAATACTAAAATACCTAATAACTCATTTATTGTTGAACCCGGTTggtaataaaattttatattaaaaattccAGCTGCTATATAATCTAGTAATAATTCGAATTACAAAATATTAGTTATATAAGTCTTAAATATTCTAGTGCATGCATTTTTAGGCGGTATATCTCTTTGCATGcttgtattaaaaaaaaaaaagagagaaAAAATTTACCTGTAAAAAGtacatttaaaaattaataacaatttACTTCcaaaaactattaaaatttgattCATAACTTAGAAATAATGCTAATGCCAATATAAAAtcttatattcaaatatataaagtAAAATGTAAGGATATTaacttattaaatatatttttactattttaaactagtatttaaaaaaaaattaataaaaaaattaacattGGCGCCTTTACATTGAGGGGTATCAAATTGTATTCGGATTTTAAAGCACAGTTAGAAAACAAACAAtagtaaattaataaaaaaaaacacttttagagaatattatttcagtATTATAATTGGGAATTAATTAACTTCATTTAAAAAGTTTCATTCAACATTAATTTGTTAATTGCATATGAAACTTTAAAATGTCGCCTGATAGCATTAAGACTGAAAATACAGAGAATGTTGGCGATCAAGAgcaaattaataatcttaTTATATCTGACTGGGGAATGGAACCAAAAAG is drawn from Cryptosporidium parvum Iowa II chromosome 4, whole genome shotgun sequence and contains these coding sequences:
- a CDS encoding preprocathepsin c precursor; amino-acid sequence: MFKSLGKTILLAFFYIVFVKCDLPIHVTTADIIGRWEFQYSEPANNWIDGCGSGVPNKNTQNLQPSLADYNKWLTTKTNGKLEKLDLILTDLLFSENDYSDLDRSMFPGRSDWTFLAVKDPENGKVVGRWTMVYDEGFEIVVNNMTIFGIMKYNLLNNGNCSAKDGDNETTKGETLCYETDSSQIQIGWYYLRDSKKRGCVSGRKDESYENSLDIIKNRVEIPIKKSFESSIRSLSNSLQEFAHRHNRKDSKNWRARSNFSLTDVAFSHHSYYMNAVNFRKIHPFRIMGSQHSSFIEMFKDGVGSVDNYDNIVDSIFACNVVRRKTDEVKLPSSFSIGDPFTDEKYSDFPFNQGNCGSCYAVSSVYILAKRAELKLNKLTNGASREEKILLSPQSVLSCSPFNQGCEGGYPFLVGRQAEEIGISSEKCMGYYADSNQECNFSPFITPEIEDRIYCEEGERMYAEEYGYVGGCYGCCDEDRMKEEIFKNGPIAVAMHIDTSLLVYDNGVYDSIPNDHTKYCDLPNKQLNGWEYTNHAIAIVGWGEENGIPYWIIRNSWGANWGKKGYAKIRRGKNIGGIENQAVFIDPDFTRGMGLSLLNKYQNSTAYRTNLPDIKDSPQGSEKVNVEIVNGGVDQ